Within Amycolatopsis sp. cg5, the genomic segment ACGGTGTCCAGCTGCCCGTAGCCCAGACCGGCCGCCAGGTCGCCGGGCAGCCCATCCACATTGGACACGGACTGCGGCGCTACCGGTTTCACCAGTGGCGGCAACGGGTTCTCATCGCCGAGGAGGGCCGCGGGCAACGTCAGCGAGGTGGCGTACAGCTCGGTCATGACAGCCGGTCACCCGTCGCCTGGTCGAACAGATGCGCCGCGCCGGTCTTCGGGGCCAGCTCGATCTTCTCGCCGCGTTGCCACGGCGCCATGCCCGGCGTGCGCACCGTCAGGACCTGGCCGTCGCTCGTGCGGCAGTACAGGTACTGGTCGCTGCCCAGCTCCTCGATCACCTCGACGGTCGCGGTCAGCCCGGAGCCGCCGATTTCCCAGCCCTCCGGCCGGATGCCGACGACGATGCCGGGCCCGGTCAGCGCCGAGCGCTGCCCCGGCGTGAGCGGCAGCCACGACGAGCCGACGATCGCGCCGTCGCTGTCCACTGTGGTCTCAAGCAGGTTCATCGCCGGCGAGCCGATGAACCCGGCGACGAACACGTTGACCGGTCGCGCGAACAGCCCGACCGGGGTGTCGCACTGCTGCAGGATGCCGTCGCGCAGCACGGCGACCCTGTCGCCCATGGTCATCGCCTCGACCTGGTCGTGCGTGACGTAGATCGTGGTGATGCCGAGCCGCCGTTGCAGCGACGCGATCTGCGTGCGGGTCTGCACCCGGAGCTTGGCGTCCAGATTGGACAGTGGCTCGTCCATCAGGAACACGCTGGGCTCGCGCACGATCGCCCGGCCCATCGCGACGCGCTGCCGCTGGCCGCCGGAGAGCTTGGCCGGCTTGCGGTCGAGGTACTCGGTCAGGTCGAGCACCTTGGCCGCCTCACGGACGCGGGTCTCCCGTTCGGCCTTGGGCATCTTCGCGATCTTGAGATGGAAGCCGATGTTCTCGCCGACCGTCATGTGCGGGTACAGCGCGTAGTTCTGGAACACCATCGCGATGTCACGCGCGTTCGGCGGCAGGTCGGTGACGTCACGGTCGCCGATGTGGATGGTGCCGTCGTCGACGCCCTCCAGCCCGGCGAGCATCCGCAGGGTGGTCGACTTGCCGCAGCCGGACGGGCCGACCAGCACCAGGAACTCGCCGTCGGCGACTTCGAGGTCGAGCCCGTCCACCGCGGGTTTGGCGACCCCGGCGTAGAACCGCGTGGTGTCGCGGAAGGTCACGGTTGCCATGGGAGTTCCTACTTTCCGGCGCCGAGCGTCAGGCCGGTGATGATCCGGCGGGCGAGCACGAGGTAGAGCGCGAGCATCGGGAGCACCACGATGGCGACACCGGCGATCAGGCCGCCGTATTCCGACTGGTAGCTCGCCGCCCCGTAGAAGGTGAACAGCGCACGCGACAGGGTGAAGTGCGCCTGGTCGTGCAGGAAGACGATGCCCAGCAGGGTTTCGTTCCACAGCCCGATCGCGTTGAGCGTCAGCGCGGTGATCAAACCGCCACGTGCCAGCGGGAGCATCACCGAGAAGAACGTGCGCACCGGGGACGCGCCGTCGATGGCGGCCGCCTCCTCCAGCTCGTCCGGCAGCGAGCGGAAGAACCCGGTCAGCAGGAACACGGTGAACGGGATCGACAACGCCACGTACACCAGGAACAACCCGTACTCGTTGTCCAGGTGCAGCTTGGACAGCACCACGAACAGCGGGATGATCACCGTCTGGAACGGCACGCCCATGCCGATGGCGACGAAGTTCGTGATCCCGTTCGAGCCGCGTTTGCCCAGCCGCGTCAACGCGTAGGCGGCAGGCGCGGACACCGCGACGGTCACCACAGTGGACAGTCCGACGAGGACGACCGTGGTGAGCACCGCGTCGCCGAAGCCAGCGTTGTTCCAGGCGTACACGAAGTTGCGGAACGGCTTGCCCTGCTTGAACCACTGGTACGGCAGGGCGAACGGCTTGGTGAAGATCTCCACCGGCGTCTTGAACGCCGCGGTGACCAGCCAGTACAGCACCAGCAGGTTGCCCGCGGTGAACAGCCAGACGATCGCCGAGCCGAGCAGCCTCAGCGGGCTCACCTTGCGTGAGCCCGGCGCCTGCTTCGGTTTGCGCGGTACCTTCCGAGCCGGTTTCGGCGCGGCGCGCACCACCGGCGGGGTGTCCGTTATGGACATCGATTCTCCCTCAGAGCCCTCAGAACTGGATCGCGTCACGGCGCATCAGCCGCCGCAGCAGCACGACGAGCAGCGAGACCAGCGCGATCATCGCCACCGCGCAGGCGCAGGCGGCGCCGAAGTCCGGCGTCCCGTTGGACCCGAAGGTCCGGTCGAACACGTAGACGCCGAGCGTCCACGCCTGGTTCGGCGGCGCGTAGGTGCCGGGCCCGGCCAGCACGAACACCAGCTCGAAGATCTTGAGCGCGTTGATCGTCCACAGCACACCGGCGACACCGACCACGTCCCAGGTCATCGGCAGCGTGATGTTCCGGAACTTCTGCCACGGCGACGCGCCGGCGAGCGCCGCGTCCTCGTAGAGATACGGCGGGATCCGGTCGACCGCGGCCATCAGGATGGTGATGTAGAAGCCGGAGCTCGCCCAGATCAGCGACGCGGTCACCACACCGGTCACATTGGCCGGTGCGAGGAACTTCGCCGCGTCCGCGCCGACGTGCTCGAGCAGGTAGTTCGCGAGGCCCTGTTTCCCCGGCTGGTACTTGAAGACGAAGCCGAGGAACATGCCGAGCGCGACCGGGGCGACGATGTTCGGGAAGAACAGGATCGCCCGCACCACCTTCCCGCCGCGCATGTCGCGCAGCACCATGGTGAACAGAAACGCCAGCGCGAAGGTGCCGATGCCGCCGACGAAGACGTAGAAGAGCGTGTTCCGGAAGGCGTACTGGAACGAGTCGCTCTGCCACATCTGCGTGTAGTTCGTGACGCCGTTGGCCTGCGGCGTGTCGCCCGCGCCGGACCAGCTGGTGAAGCTGAGCACGACCGTCGCGATCGTGGGCAGCACGAGAAAGGCCAGGTAGAGCGCCAGCGCGGGCACGGCGAACGGCCAGAACAGCCGCCGTTTCCGCCGCGCGTGCGCCCCACCCATGGTCAGCGTCGTCATCGGCCTTGGCTCTTCCAGAACTCGGCGCCCTTGGCCGCGAGCTGCTCGACGAACTGCTGCGGCGTCAGCGCGCCCTTGAGCAGCGCGGTGTCGGCCGGGTCGAACACGTCGGTCTGCCACTTGCCGCCCGCTATGCCGTCGATCCCGTCGTACTGGAGCACGTGCTCCTTCTTCGGGTCGTCCATCGCGGCCTTGACCTGCTTCAGGTCGTCCGGCACGGCCAGGTCGGTGCGCGGCACGAGGTTGTCGGCGACCGCGGGGATGCCGGAAAGCAGGTCCTTGTTGAGGAAGTAGGCGATGAACGCCTTCGCCGCCTCGGCGTGCTTGGCCTGCTTCGGCACCGCGAAGCCGATCGACATCTGCTCGACCGTGTCGTGCGTGGCCTCCGGCGGCATCGGGAATTGGAACGAGCCGTAGGACACCTTGGTGCCGGACCCCTGCTTGTCGAGGTACTCACGCGTCTCGCTCGGCGCCCAGGTGCCGACGTAGAGGTACTGCGCGTCGCCGTCGGCCCAGCGCTGCTGGATCTGCGGGAACTTCGCCGCGTCCCAGCCGTCGATGAAGTGCTTGGGCAGGCGTGCGGTCTGCGTCGCGGCCTTGAGGAAACCGGGCTCGGTCAGCCAGGCCTGGCCGGTCTTGTCGGTCGCGGCCTTGTAGAGCCCGCCGGAGCCGACGTAGCGCTCGGCGAGCTGGGTGAAGAAGTACATGTTGTAGAACGGGATGTCGCCGTCGAGGCTGACGGCGGCCTTGCCGTCGGCCTTCGCCTTGTCGAACAGGCCGATCAGGTCGTCCATGGTCTTGGGCTCCTTGAAGTCCTTGACCCGGTCCTTGCCGTACCACCAGGCACTGGACTGCACGGTGTACGGGACCATGAAGTTGTGGCCCTCTTTGTCCTTGTTCTGCGGGAAATCGTAGGAGCTCGGGGTCAGCACGTCCTTGACCGTCTTGTCACCCTCGCCGACCTTCATGGCGAAGACGTCGTCGACGCTCTGCGTGCCGCCCGGCGCCATGATGGCCGCGCCGACCTTGCTGACGTCCTGATCGAACAGGTCGGGCACGGCGCCGGTGTTGAGCGCGGGCACCAGGTTCTGCGTGTACGCCTTGCGGCCCAGCCACTGCACGGTGACCTTGACGCCGGTCTTCTCCTCGAAGCACTTGAAGGCCTTCTGCAGCACCTTGCCCTGTGGCTCGTCGGCCGTCCACATAGCCCAGTAGGTGAATTCCTTGTCCGTGGCGGGTTTCGTGCCCGCTTCAGGGCACGGCGCGGAGAGGAACTGCTCGACACCGGGCAGCGCGTTCTCGCCGCCGCTCGGGGTTCCGGCCGAGCCGCCGTCCCCGCACGCGGTGAGGGAAAGCCCGAGCGCGGCCGCGGCCGTCACTGTCATGACCTTGCGTCGCATGGCAACCTGCCTTTGTCTTGTGTCGAGCATCTGTCAACAACTCCGCTCAAGGACCGTGAGCAGCCGCCGCACCTCGGCGGTGACGGCCTCGCGCCCGGCGCCGAGATACCGGCGCGGGTCGACCCGGTCCGGATGCGCCCGCCAGTCGCCCGCGGCGGCCGCGGTGAACACCTTGTTCAGCTGGGTGGCGATATTGATCTTCGTCATGCCCGCGTGGACGGCGGCGGCGAGCCCGTCGTCCGGCACACCGGAAGAACCGTGCAGTACCAAGGGAACCGGCACCTGGTCGCGTAGCCGCGCGATCAGCTCGACGTCGAGCGCCGCGTCCCGCGTGAGCATCGCGTGCGAGCTGCCGACCGCGACGGCGAGCGCGTCCACCCCGGTGGCCGCGACGAACTCGGCGGCCTCGTGCGGGTCGGTACGGGCGCCGGGCGCGTGCACGCCGTCCTTGCCGCCGACCTCGCCGAGCTCGGCCTCGACCCAGACGCCATGGTCGTGGCAGTGGCCTGCCATCTCACGGGTCGCGGCCACGTTGTCCGCGTAGTCCATTGTGGACGCGTCGAACATGACAGAGCTGAAGCCGAGCTTGACCGCCTCGCGGACCAGCTCGGGGGACTCCGCGTGGTCGAGATGCACCGCGACGCCGATGTCGGCCTCCCGCGCGGCGGCGAGCGCCGCTTCGCCGACCGGGGCGAGCGCGCCGTGGTAGCGGACCGCGTTCTGGCTCAGCTGCACGATGACGTCGGTGTTCGCGGCCCGCGCGCCCGCGATGATCGCGGTGATGTGTTCGAGCTGGATGGCGTTGAACGCGCCACAGCCCCGGCGCCGCGCACGCGCGGCGCCGACGATCTCGCCGGTGGACACCAGCGGCATGGCAACTCCTCTAGGACGGGTGAACCGAGACCAGGTCTCGTTCGCGGCGGAAGTAGGGAAGGTCGACGTCGCCTGCCAGCGCGCCGCGGACGGCCGCCGCGGACAGCGCGACCGCGTCGCGGAGGATGCGGGGCCACGAGTCGCGCCGGAGCAGGCCGAGCGCGATCGCGGCGACGGCCGCGTCACCCGCGCCGGTCGGATTGCCGGTCAGCACTTCGGTCGGGGTGGCGTGCCAGGTCCCGGCCTGGGTGACGGCGAGCATGCCGTCCTTGCCGAGCGAGACGATCACCGTGCCCGCACCGGCCTTGCGCAGTTCGGCGGCGGCGGACTCAGTGTCGGCCAGGCCTGTCACCTCGCGGAGTTCGTCGAGGTTGGGCTTGACGACGGTGGGTTTCGCCTTGAGCCCGGCTAGTAGCGCGTCTCCCGAGGTGTCCAGGATGGACAGTCCGCTGAGGAGGGTGGCGTACCCGTCGGCAGGGCAGCCCGGCGGCAGACTGCCCGAGCAGACCAGCACGTCGGGGTCTTGGCTTTGTGCGGCCCGGTCGAGTGCGGCCCACTCGGCCTGGGTGACCTCCGGGCCCGGCTCGTTGAGCAGGGTGGTGGTGTCGCCGAGGACGGTCGTGGTCCGTCGCGTCTCCCCGGCGATCGGCACCAGCCGGGCCGGGATGCCCGAGGCGGCGAGATCGTCCGAGAACGCGTGCCCGGTCCGGCCGCCGATGGTGGCGATGGCGCGGACGTCGGCGCCGAGCGCGTGGAGCACGCGGGCGACGTTGACGCCCTTGCCGCCGGCGCGCTGCCGTACCGAGCGCACCCGGTGTGTTTCGCCTGGCCGGAAGCTGTCCACTGTGTACGTGACGTCGAGTGCGGCGTTCGGCGTCACGGTGACGATCATCGTGCCGCTCCCAGCGCGAGCAGCCCGGCGCCGAGGCATCCGGCCTCATCACCCAGCTCGGCTCGCCTCAGCAGCGGCTTCCGCTGGAAGGTGAGCTTGGTCTGCTCGTCGACGCGTTCCAGCAGGCCCGGTGCCTCGAACAGGCCGCCGCCGAACACGACGACCTCGGGCGCGAGCAGGGTGGCCAGCAGGCGCAGCGCGGCGGCGAGCGCGTCGACCGCCTCGGCGATGACCGCGTCGGCGTCCGGATCCCCTTGGCGGGCAACGACTTCGCGGGCGCCGTCGACCGGGATGCCGGACCGCTCGGTGTAGCGCCGTGCGATCGCGGCCGCCGACGCGACGGCCTCCAGGCAGCCGGTCGCGCCGCACCCGCAGACGTCGTCGTGC encodes:
- a CDS encoding ABC transporter ATP-binding protein, with amino-acid sequence MATVTFRDTTRFYAGVAKPAVDGLDLEVADGEFLVLVGPSGCGKSTTLRMLAGLEGVDDGTIHIGDRDVTDLPPNARDIAMVFQNYALYPHMTVGENIGFHLKIAKMPKAERETRVREAAKVLDLTEYLDRKPAKLSGGQRQRVAMGRAIVREPSVFLMDEPLSNLDAKLRVQTRTQIASLQRRLGITTIYVTHDQVEAMTMGDRVAVLRDGILQQCDTPVGLFARPVNVFVAGFIGSPAMNLLETTVDSDGAIVGSSWLPLTPGQRSALTGPGIVVGIRPEGWEIGGSGLTATVEVIEELGSDQYLYCRTSDGQVLTVRTPGMAPWQRGEKIELAPKTGAAHLFDQATGDRLS
- a CDS encoding carbohydrate ABC transporter permease, with amino-acid sequence MSITDTPPVVRAAPKPARKVPRKPKQAPGSRKVSPLRLLGSAIVWLFTAGNLLVLYWLVTAAFKTPVEIFTKPFALPYQWFKQGKPFRNFVYAWNNAGFGDAVLTTVVLVGLSTVVTVAVSAPAAYALTRLGKRGSNGITNFVAIGMGVPFQTVIIPLFVVLSKLHLDNEYGLFLVYVALSIPFTVFLLTGFFRSLPDELEEAAAIDGASPVRTFFSVMLPLARGGLITALTLNAIGLWNETLLGIVFLHDQAHFTLSRALFTFYGAASYQSEYGGLIAGVAIVVLPMLALYLVLARRIITGLTLGAGK
- a CDS encoding carbohydrate ABC transporter permease, which codes for MTTLTMGGAHARRKRRLFWPFAVPALALYLAFLVLPTIATVVLSFTSWSGAGDTPQANGVTNYTQMWQSDSFQYAFRNTLFYVFVGGIGTFALAFLFTMVLRDMRGGKVVRAILFFPNIVAPVALGMFLGFVFKYQPGKQGLANYLLEHVGADAAKFLAPANVTGVVTASLIWASSGFYITILMAAVDRIPPYLYEDAALAGASPWQKFRNITLPMTWDVVGVAGVLWTINALKIFELVFVLAGPGTYAPPNQAWTLGVYVFDRTFGSNGTPDFGAACACAVAMIALVSLLVVLLRRLMRRDAIQF
- a CDS encoding ABC transporter substrate-binding protein — translated: MRRKVMTVTAAAALGLSLTACGDGGSAGTPSGGENALPGVEQFLSAPCPEAGTKPATDKEFTYWAMWTADEPQGKVLQKAFKCFEEKTGVKVTVQWLGRKAYTQNLVPALNTGAVPDLFDQDVSKVGAAIMAPGGTQSVDDVFAMKVGEGDKTVKDVLTPSSYDFPQNKDKEGHNFMVPYTVQSSAWWYGKDRVKDFKEPKTMDDLIGLFDKAKADGKAAVSLDGDIPFYNMYFFTQLAERYVGSGGLYKAATDKTGQAWLTEPGFLKAATQTARLPKHFIDGWDAAKFPQIQQRWADGDAQYLYVGTWAPSETREYLDKQGSGTKVSYGSFQFPMPPEATHDTVEQMSIGFAVPKQAKHAEAAKAFIAYFLNKDLLSGIPAVADNLVPRTDLAVPDDLKQVKAAMDDPKKEHVLQYDGIDGIAGGKWQTDVFDPADTALLKGALTPQQFVEQLAAKGAEFWKSQGR
- a CDS encoding class II fructose-bisphosphate aldolase, which codes for MPLVSTGEIVGAARARRRGCGAFNAIQLEHITAIIAGARAANTDVIVQLSQNAVRYHGALAPVGEAALAAAREADIGVAVHLDHAESPELVREAVKLGFSSVMFDASTMDYADNVAATREMAGHCHDHGVWVEAELGEVGGKDGVHAPGARTDPHEAAEFVAATGVDALAVAVGSSHAMLTRDAALDVELIARLRDQVPVPLVLHGSSGVPDDGLAAAVHAGMTKINIATQLNKVFTAAAAGDWRAHPDRVDPRRYLGAGREAVTAEVRRLLTVLERSC
- a CDS encoding 1-phosphofructokinase family hexose kinase → MIVTVTPNAALDVTYTVDSFRPGETHRVRSVRQRAGGKGVNVARVLHALGADVRAIATIGGRTGHAFSDDLAASGIPARLVPIAGETRRTTTVLGDTTTLLNEPGPEVTQAEWAALDRAAQSQDPDVLVCSGSLPPGCPADGYATLLSGLSILDTSGDALLAGLKAKPTVVKPNLDELREVTGLADTESAAAELRKAGAGTVIVSLGKDGMLAVTQAGTWHATPTEVLTGNPTGAGDAAVAAIALGLLRRDSWPRILRDAVALSAAAVRGALAGDVDLPYFRRERDLVSVHPS